The DNA window GTCGGTGAGGTGCAGGTGCAGGTGGTTGAGCTTGTACCGGGCCAGGTGGTCGACGACCCGCAGCACGTCCTCGACGGGGAAGAAGTGGCGGGCCACGTCGAGCATCGCCCCGCGGTAGGGGAAGCGCGGTCGGTCGACGATGCTGCCGCCGGGCACCGCCCAGCGCTCGGTGACCGGGGCGGTGCCGTCGATGGCGGCGGGCAGGAGCTGCCGCAGCGTCTGCGCGCCGTGGAACAGCCCGGCGGCGGTGGCGGCGATGATCCGCACGCCGGACGCGGTCACGTCGAGCCGATAGCCCTCGTCACCCAGCTCGCTGGCCGCGCCGGCCGCACCGTCGCCACCGGCCGCGCCGGCAGCGCCCGCAGCGCCGGCTGCGCCGGCTGCACCGGCTGCACCGGCCGCGCCTCCGGCGCCGGCCACGCCCGCCACCTCGACGGGAGCGGCCGCGTCGACGGACGCCGTCGCGTCGACCGACGGCGGGTCGGCAGGCGCCGTCTCCGACAGCGTCAGCACGAGCAGCCCGTCGGCCGCCGACGAACCGTCGGCCGCGGGGCTGTCGGCGACCGGCAGGGGGAAGCCGGTGGCGGGTCGGAGCCACTCGGCCAGCTGCACGGCGACGTCCCGGCCGCCCGCGCTGACCCGGATCGCCGTCCCGGGGGACAGCGTGAAGTCGGCGGCCGGGTCGGGAAGCACCTGCTCCGGGGCGGGCACCACGTCGCCGAGGCGGACCGGTGCGGGCGGGGCGAGCAGGTCGCCGGCTCGCCGGGCGGCGGTGCGGGCCAGTTCGGCGGCGGCCGGCTGCCGGCCGGGGAGGCGGTCGAGCGGCTCGCGGCCGGGGAGGCGGTCGAGCGGCTCGGGACCGCTCTCGGCGGGGGTGGTGGGGATGGTCGGCACGGCGACGACTCCGGGGTGTATTTGGCCGGGATATGGCAAAGGTGAGGTTCAGCAAAACCAGTGCCGTCAAGAGTACGAGGGAAATCGGAATTGCGTGATAGTGCGCGTGGAAGCGTTCCCAAAAACCGGTACGGACGCGGATAGTGGTGACCGTTGTGCCGAAAGTCACCGAACGGTCCCAGGCCACCCGAAGTTCGCTTAACCTTCGCGCACCGATCGCTGACGACGCCGGGATTACCGGTGGTCGCTCCCGGGGTATGTCCGAACTGAACCTTCGTTAAGTGTCAATGGCGCGCGTGGGAGGCTCTGGTGGCAGCGCAAGAGACGGTCGAGCACAAGTACGTCTACGACTTCGCCGAGGGCAACAAGGACCTCAAGGACCTGCTCGGCGGCAAGGGGGCCAACCTGGCCGAGATGACCAATCTCGGCCTGCCGGTCCCGCCCGGCTTCACCATCACCACCGAGGCCTGCAAGGCGTACCTGACGACCGGCCGGGAGCCGGACGGGCTGGCCGCCCAGATCGAGGCGCACCTGGAGTCGCTGGAGCGGGAGATGGGCCGCAAGCTCGGTGACCCGCAGGACCCGCTGCTGGTCTCGGTACGCTCCGGCGCCAAGTTCTCCATGCCCGGCATGATGGAGACCGTCCTCAACGTCGGCCTCAACGACCGCAGCGTGGTCGGGCTCAGCGCGCAGGCCGGCGGCAACGACCGCTTCGCCTGGGACTCCTACCGCCGCCTCATCCAGATGTTCGGCAAGACCGTCTGCGAGGTGCCGGGCGAGGAGTTCGAGCACGCGCTCGACGACGCCAAACGGGCCAAGGGCACCACGAACGACCTCGACCTGGACGCCGACGACCTGCGCGGGCTGGTCGACGCGTACAAGAAGATCTTCGTCAAGCACACCGGGCGGGAGTTCCCGCAGGAACCGCGCGAGCAGCTGGACCTGGCCATCCGCGCGGTCTTCGAGTCGTGGAACGCCGAGCGCGCGGTGGTCTACCGCCGGCAGGAGCGGATCCCGGCCGACCTGGGCACCGCGGTCAACGTGGTGGCCATGGTCTTCGGCAACCTCGGCGCCGACTCCGGCACCGGCGTCGCCTTCACCCGGGACCCGGCCAGCGGCGCGCAGGGCATCTACGGCGACTACCTGGCCAACGCCCAGGGCGAGGACGTGGTGGCCGGCATCCGCAACACCGTGCCGTTGCAGGAGCTGGAGCGGATCGACAAGAAGTCCTACGACGAGCTGTTGGACTACATGGCCCGGCTCGAGGAGCACTACAAGGATCTCTGCGACATCGAGTTCACCATCGAGCGCGGCAAGCTCTGGATGCTCCAGACCCGGGTTGGCAAGCGCACCGCCGCCGCCGCGTTCGTCATCGCCGGGCAGCTCGTCGACGAGGGCCTGATCGACCTGGACGAGGCGCTGCACCGGGTCAACGGGGCGCAGCTCGCCCAGCTCATGTTCCCGCGCTTCCAGCTCGACCACGAGTTCCAGCCGGTGGCCAAGGGCATCGGCGCCTCGCCCGGCGCCGCCTCCGGCAAGGTGGTCTTCACCTCCGCGCGGGCCGTCGAGCTGGCCGCCGAGGGTGAGTCGGTGATCCTGGTACGCCGGGAGACCAACCCGGACGACCTCAACGGCATGATCGCCGCCAAGGGCATCCTCACCTCGCGGGGCGGCAAGACCAGCCACGCCGCCGTGGTGGCCCGGGGCATGGGCAAGACCTGCGTCTCCGGCGCCGACGAGCTGGACGTCAACGTGCCGGCGAAGCGGTTCACCGTCGCCGGGCAGACCGTCAACGAGGGCGACGTGGTCTCCATCGACGGCACCACCGGCAAGGTCTACCTCGGCGAGGTGCCGGTCATGCCGTCCGAGGTGGTGCAGTACTTCGAGGGCAGCCTTGAACCGGAGCACGTCGACAACGCGCTGGTCCGGGCCGTACACCGGATCATGACGCACGCCGACGCCACGCGGCGGCTGGCGGTCCGGACGAACGCCGACACCGGCGAGGACGCGGCGCGGGCGCGGCGGTTCGGCGCCGAGGGCATCGGCCTGTGCCGCACCGAGCACATGTTCCTCGGCGACCGGCGGGAGCTGGTCGAGCGGCTGATCCTGGCCCGCACCGACGACGAGCGGGAGTCCGCGCTGGCCGCCCTGCTGCCGTTGCAGCGGGCCGACTTCGTGGACATCTTCCGCGCGATGGACGGCCTGCCGGTCACCGTGCGGCTCATCGACCCGCCGCTGCACGAGTTCCTGCCCCCGCTGGAGCAGCTCGCGGTCAACGTGGCGGTCGCTCAGGAGCGCGGCGAGGACGTGGCCAAGGAGGAGGCGCTGCTCGCCGCCGTCCGGCGGATGCACGAGGAGAACCCGATGCTGGGCCTGCGCGGCGTACGCCTGGGCCTGGTCATCCCCGGCCTGTTCGCCATGCAGGTCCGCGCGATCGCTGAGGCCGCCGTCGCGGTCACCCGCGACGGCGCGGTCGCCAAGCCGGAGATCATGGTCCCGCTGGTCGGCGCCGTGCAGGAGTTGGAGACGGTACGCGCGGAGGCCGAGAAGATCATCGCCGAGGTGGTCGGGGACAGCGGCGTCGAGGTGCTGATCGGCACCATGATCGAGGTGCCGCGGGCCGCGCTGACCGCCGGGCAGATCGCCGAGGCGGCGCAGTTCTTCTCCTTCGGCACCAACGACCTCACCCAGATGGGCTGGGGCTTCTCCCGCGACGACGTCGAGGGCGCGTTCTTCTGGCGCTACCTGGAGCTGGGCATCTTCGGCATCTCCCCGTTCGAGTCGATCGACCGGGAGGGCGTCGGCCGGCTGGTGCGGATCGCCGCCGAGGAGGGCCGGGCGGCCCGCCCGGGGCTGAAGCTCGGCGTGTGCGGCGAGCACGGTGGCGACCCGGACTCGGTGCACTTCTTCCACGAGGTCGGTCTCGACTACGTCTCCTGCTCGCCGTTCCGGGTGCCGGTCGCCCGGCTGGAGGCCGGCCGCGCGGTGCTCACCACCACCGGTTCGGACTCCCGCTGACGGTGTGACGCTCTCCGGGGCCGCCGACGCTGACGTCGGTGGCCCCGCGTGCGTCCGGGCGCGCCTTTCCGGCCCGCCGGGCGTAACCTGGGCTCCCGCGCACGTGTCGATCAGGAAGGTGACCGCATGACCAGCGTCTGGGAGAACCTGACGGTCGACGCCCAGGATCCGTCCCGGCTCGCCCACTGGTGGGCGGAGGCGCTCGGCTACCAGGTGATCAGCGACAAGCCGGACGAGGTGGAGATCCGCCGGACCGCCGACACGCTGCCCGGCATCGTCTTCGTCCCGGTCAGCGGTCCCAAGGAGGGCAAGAACCGGCTGCACATCGACCTGCGCCCGGCCGACCTGGAGGCCGAGGTGGAGCGCCTGGTCGACATGGGCGCCC is part of the Micromonospora halotolerans genome and encodes:
- the ppdK gene encoding pyruvate, phosphate dikinase, with the protein product MAAQETVEHKYVYDFAEGNKDLKDLLGGKGANLAEMTNLGLPVPPGFTITTEACKAYLTTGREPDGLAAQIEAHLESLEREMGRKLGDPQDPLLVSVRSGAKFSMPGMMETVLNVGLNDRSVVGLSAQAGGNDRFAWDSYRRLIQMFGKTVCEVPGEEFEHALDDAKRAKGTTNDLDLDADDLRGLVDAYKKIFVKHTGREFPQEPREQLDLAIRAVFESWNAERAVVYRRQERIPADLGTAVNVVAMVFGNLGADSGTGVAFTRDPASGAQGIYGDYLANAQGEDVVAGIRNTVPLQELERIDKKSYDELLDYMARLEEHYKDLCDIEFTIERGKLWMLQTRVGKRTAAAAFVIAGQLVDEGLIDLDEALHRVNGAQLAQLMFPRFQLDHEFQPVAKGIGASPGAASGKVVFTSARAVELAAEGESVILVRRETNPDDLNGMIAAKGILTSRGGKTSHAAVVARGMGKTCVSGADELDVNVPAKRFTVAGQTVNEGDVVSIDGTTGKVYLGEVPVMPSEVVQYFEGSLEPEHVDNALVRAVHRIMTHADATRRLAVRTNADTGEDAARARRFGAEGIGLCRTEHMFLGDRRELVERLILARTDDERESALAALLPLQRADFVDIFRAMDGLPVTVRLIDPPLHEFLPPLEQLAVNVAVAQERGEDVAKEEALLAAVRRMHEENPMLGLRGVRLGLVIPGLFAMQVRAIAEAAVAVTRDGAVAKPEIMVPLVGAVQELETVRAEAEKIIAEVVGDSGVEVLIGTMIEVPRAALTAGQIAEAAQFFSFGTNDLTQMGWGFSRDDVEGAFFWRYLELGIFGISPFESIDREGVGRLVRIAAEEGRAARPGLKLGVCGEHGGDPDSVHFFHEVGLDYVSCSPFRVPVARLEAGRAVLTTTGSDSR
- a CDS encoding VOC family protein, producing MTSVWENLTVDAQDPSRLAHWWAEALGYQVISDKPDEVEIRRTADTLPGIVFVPVSGPKEGKNRLHIDLRPADLEAEVERLVDMGARHVDIGQGEVEWTVLADPEGNEFCVLRQRG